In a single window of the Candidatus Nanosynbacter featherlites genome:
- a CDS encoding choice-of-anchor U domain-containing protein produces MVRLRISRRNQRVAKIAIPAAAVVMVFALVLTNPFMAKAASVHKKYKAMDTNYPVPTTNVAWISPDGNDNSGNGTEARPFATFRRGLQAVSDGGTVVAKSGVYREPHFFVTKKNITFQAAPHAEVWMKGSDVVSAGQWTKEGNMWKTTGKFRNFCRVCTVNPDPSKEGMAAYPEQMFIDDEPLEQVDAKSKVGPGKFYVEDKNPTTLKDPTNNRAGFNVGTEDDLTYYVGSDPSRGTTEITNRARAFSVGGRNADDGSNFTMKAINVAQYSPVQSWSWDRQLPDDQVGTSMIVVNGRGSVVQDSIFTQSSSVGFNTDAEGARIVNNKFIGNGGNGAGANRAHNTTFENNIFTENNAANYLTNGSVCLAWCTVSEIKVTHIENFTFRGNVVDNSKNPASTGNDYYVRNGTAGVWCDEGCIKAKIVNNFFINTTTAIFDEVSDGTIIASNIIEGSGAGIGVSSSSNSKVYNNTISRTNRPIMLNEDARTDGCNERDRNNPQICKSLESWSAGKGLSWNLTGLEMYNNIISSRAVISGDTGAPLWSYPVRSTGGPNHTGPGTYTNDMFKGFDYNAYYRSSLQNEGTIMTWDLADVPNRLDILFANVKDIAKDSRVRSSIDGRDTHSFDLFGTRANNPYFIKEAEQNTDYRKSNYNLKAGSPAIGSGKPLSAEVASAIDPSGQHVRPGVAVNRGALVNAYMDSTNSPTPPQPPAAQGVNIPDARLRQLLNKRLAEISGKTRSDAQAITAQEMLTIDRMYVDNTGNITEDQRIKDLTGLEYAKNVTELSLGNHAITNLQPLSGLTKLRALQLSGNKVADIQPLAGLSELRSVNLSENVVTNYSPLSSLNKLEQVSMSGANQTLDLSTFAGSKNSLKKISFYDYGRNTKVVNAQSLVGAPALTSLRLTGGQLSENEITAIGRMTQLTELRLDYSTVMNAQPLAGLNRLTSLKLENQQGSMTTESEVFNSPLKDATGAPITIENTATLVNEAAGKLKVAAPAYDGQPHALQANWNKQITVNGKPFTFSGTLHVTATLPKPDLSALRTAIANAEKEPAYITNDATVKQALAKAKEVEKQPNPAATAIQKAANDLNTAVANAKKKEADAQTAAEQAVAQAEHNQDPDDVTSANAKVAAVQDPTKKQAFQDRLNQVTANVTAARNALSALITKAKDPATTAGMSQESKDALAAQVTQAEQVAANAGASVTELNAAKAALQAKLDALRPDLSALRTAIANAEKEPAYITNDATVKQALAKAKEVEKQPNPAATAIQKAANDLNTAVANAKKKEADAQTAAEQAVAQAEHNQDPDDVTSANAKVAAVQDPTKKQAFQDRLNQVTANVTAARNALSALITKAKDPATTAGMSQESKDALAAQVTQAEQVAANAGASVTELNAAKAALQAKLDALRPDLSALRTAIANAEKEPAYITNDATVKQALAKAKEVEKQPNPAATAIQKAANDLNTAVANAKKKEADAQTAAEQAVAQAEHNQDPDDVTSANAKVAAVQDPTKKQAFQDRLNQVTANVTAARNALSALITKAKDPATTAGMSQESKDALAAQVTQAEQVAANAGASVTELNAAKAALQAKLDALRPDLSALRTAIANAEKEPAYITNDATVKQALAKAKEVEKQPNPAATAIQKAANDLNTAVANAKKKEADAQTAAEQAVAQAEHNQDPDDVTSANAKVAAVQDPTKKQAFQDRLNQVTANVTAARNALSALITKAKDPATTAGMSQESKDALAAQVTQAEQVAANAGASVTELNAAKAALQAKLDALRPDLSALRTAIANAEKEPAYITNDATVKQALAKAKEVEKQPNPAATAIQKAANDLNTAVANAKKKEADAQTAAEQAVAQAEHNQDPDDVTSANAKVAAVQDPTKKQAFQDRLNQVTANVTAARNALSALITKAKDPATTAGMSQESKDALAAQVTQAEQVAANAGASVTELNAAKAALQAKLDALRPDLSALRTAIANAEKEPAYITNDATVKQALAKAKEVEKQPNPAATAIQKAANDLNTAVANAKKKEADAQTAAEQAVAQAEHNQDPDDVTSANAKVAAVQDPTKKQAFQDRLNQVTANVTAARNALSALITKAKDPATTAGMSQESKDALAAQVTQAEQVAANAGASVTELNAAKAALQAKLDALRPDLSALRTAIANAEKEPAYITNDATVKQALAKAKEVEKQPNPAATAIQKAANDLNTAVANAKKKEADAQTAAEQAVAQAEHSKTQSAVNDARALAAKVQDATKRTALENRLNAIIIPGPQAPRNKMTVAQPHHRSLTVETSGNSCYNLATAQSASTPDRYNNRVLREGVDFTINCNNQAPAVGFTARVTLTLSRRYANTNRLTIGKIMNGRVYQDITSRVTFGNTPDGNYTTISYDLTDGGFGDGDGAANGTIIDPVGVYEEEGATQNGNQNANSGSNSAVAKIAKKASNALADTGSNAIVIALGSIAVVATGAWIIIKRRR; encoded by the coding sequence ATGGTACGTCTTCGTATATCAAGAAGGAATCAACGTGTCGCCAAGATAGCAATACCAGCAGCTGCAGTGGTGATGGTGTTTGCTTTGGTTTTGACAAATCCGTTTATGGCAAAAGCGGCCAGTGTTCATAAAAAATATAAAGCAATGGATACTAACTATCCTGTGCCGACAACTAATGTCGCTTGGATTTCTCCAGACGGTAATGACAATTCTGGTAACGGAACAGAAGCACGACCTTTCGCGACATTTCGACGTGGACTGCAGGCTGTCTCTGACGGCGGAACAGTTGTGGCAAAAAGCGGTGTGTACCGAGAGCCACACTTTTTTGTGACCAAGAAGAACATCACTTTCCAGGCTGCTCCTCATGCTGAAGTTTGGATGAAGGGTAGCGATGTTGTCTCGGCAGGTCAATGGACTAAAGAGGGCAATATGTGGAAGACGACGGGTAAATTCCGTAATTTTTGCCGTGTTTGTACCGTGAATCCTGACCCATCCAAAGAAGGCATGGCTGCTTACCCAGAGCAAATGTTTATCGATGACGAACCACTTGAGCAGGTCGATGCAAAAAGTAAGGTTGGCCCTGGAAAGTTTTACGTTGAAGACAAAAACCCAACTACTTTGAAAGATCCAACAAATAACCGAGCAGGCTTTAACGTTGGTACAGAAGATGATCTGACATACTATGTTGGCTCTGACCCATCTCGTGGCACCACAGAAATTACTAACCGAGCTCGTGCCTTTTCCGTAGGTGGTCGTAATGCTGACGATGGTTCTAACTTCACCATGAAAGCTATCAATGTTGCCCAGTATTCGCCAGTGCAAAGCTGGTCTTGGGATCGTCAACTGCCTGATGATCAGGTTGGAACGAGTATGATCGTGGTCAACGGTCGTGGCTCAGTTGTACAAGACTCCATCTTCACACAAAGTTCCTCAGTTGGCTTCAACACTGATGCAGAAGGTGCACGTATTGTTAATAATAAATTCATCGGCAACGGTGGTAATGGCGCAGGAGCCAACCGTGCACACAATACAACATTTGAAAACAATATCTTTACAGAGAACAATGCGGCAAATTACCTCACTAACGGTTCAGTCTGTTTAGCGTGGTGTACTGTTTCTGAGATAAAAGTCACGCACATTGAGAACTTTACGTTCCGAGGTAATGTGGTTGATAACTCAAAGAATCCTGCTTCAACTGGCAACGACTATTATGTGCGCAATGGTACAGCGGGTGTCTGGTGTGATGAAGGCTGCATCAAAGCAAAAATTGTCAACAACTTCTTCATCAACACGACAACAGCGATCTTTGATGAGGTTTCAGATGGCACAATCATCGCATCAAACATTATTGAGGGCTCGGGTGCGGGTATTGGCGTATCGAGTAGTTCGAACTCCAAAGTATACAATAACACTATCTCTCGAACCAACCGACCTATCATGCTGAATGAGGATGCTCGTACTGACGGTTGTAATGAGCGAGATCGTAATAATCCACAAATTTGTAAATCGCTCGAGTCGTGGTCTGCTGGCAAGGGTCTGAGCTGGAACTTGACTGGTCTAGAGATGTACAATAACATCATCTCATCTCGTGCAGTCATCTCTGGTGACACTGGCGCGCCACTGTGGTCCTACCCTGTTAGGAGCACTGGCGGCCCAAACCACACTGGTCCAGGCACCTATACAAATGACATGTTCAAGGGCTTTGACTACAACGCCTACTACCGCAGTAGCTTGCAAAATGAAGGCACAATCATGACCTGGGACTTGGCAGACGTGCCGAACCGCCTTGATATTTTGTTTGCTAATGTGAAAGACATCGCTAAAGATAGCCGCGTAAGGTCGTCAATTGATGGTCGCGACACCCACTCGTTCGACCTGTTTGGTACACGCGCAAACAACCCATACTTCATCAAAGAAGCTGAACAGAACACCGACTACCGTAAGAGTAACTACAACTTGAAGGCAGGCAGTCCGGCGATTGGTTCAGGTAAGCCATTGTCAGCTGAGGTTGCATCAGCAATTGACCCAAGCGGCCAACACGTAAGGCCTGGTGTGGCGGTAAACCGAGGTGCTTTGGTAAATGCTTATATGGATTCAACCAATTCTCCGACACCTCCACAGCCTCCGGCAGCGCAGGGCGTTAACATCCCTGATGCCAGGTTGCGCCAGTTGTTGAACAAGAGGTTAGCTGAAATCTCAGGGAAAACCCGTAGTGATGCTCAAGCGATTACTGCTCAAGAAATGCTAACCATTGATCGCATGTATGTCGATAATACTGGCAATATCACGGAAGACCAGAGGATTAAGGATTTGACTGGTCTGGAGTACGCTAAAAATGTCACTGAGCTATCACTCGGCAATCACGCAATTACCAATTTACAGCCGCTCTCTGGCCTAACTAAATTGCGCGCATTACAGCTGTCAGGCAACAAGGTTGCTGATATTCAACCGCTGGCTGGCTTGTCTGAGTTGCGTAGTGTGAACTTGTCGGAAAATGTTGTTACGAACTATAGTCCTTTGTCGTCTCTGAACAAGCTCGAGCAAGTCTCGATGAGCGGTGCCAATCAGACGTTAGACCTATCAACATTTGCAGGTAGTAAGAACTCATTAAAGAAAATCTCTTTCTATGACTATGGTCGAAATACTAAAGTTGTCAATGCTCAATCTCTTGTTGGTGCACCAGCTCTGACCTCTTTGCGCTTGACCGGGGGGCAATTGAGCGAGAATGAGATTACTGCAATTGGACGAATGACTCAACTTACTGAACTACGGTTAGACTACAGTACGGTCATGAATGCACAGCCTTTAGCAGGCTTAAATCGCCTTACCTCTTTGAAGCTAGAAAACCAGCAGGGCAGCATGACCACTGAATCTGAGGTATTCAATTCACCTTTGAAAGACGCAACTGGCGCACCAATTACTATTGAAAATACGGCCACTTTGGTTAATGAAGCGGCTGGCAAATTAAAAGTGGCAGCACCAGCATATGACGGTCAACCACATGCGTTGCAGGCCAACTGGAACAAGCAAATAACCGTCAACGGTAAGCCATTTACTTTCTCTGGGACACTGCATGTGACTGCTACCTTGCCAAAGCCTGACCTATCTGCCCTCCGCACCGCCATCGCCAACGCCGAGAAAGAACCGGCCTACATTACCAATGACGCGACCGTCAAGCAAGCTCTCGCCAAAGCCAAAGAAGTAGAGAAACAACCAAACCCAGCTGCTACTGCCATCCAGAAAGCAGCCAACGACCTCAACACTGCCGTAGCCAACGCTAAGAAGAAAGAAGCAGACGCCCAGACAGCCGCTGAACAAGCAGTTGCTCAGGCTGAACACAACCAGGATCCAGACGATGTTACCAGCGCCAACGCCAAGGTAGCTGCCGTCCAAGACCCAACGAAGAAACAAGCCTTCCAGGATCGCCTCAACCAGGTCACCGCTAACGTCACCGCTGCTCGCAACGCTCTCTCCGCCCTGATAACCAAAGCAAAAGACCCAGCAACTACTGCCGGCATGTCCCAAGAAAGCAAGGACGCCTTAGCAGCACAAGTCACCCAGGCAGAGCAGGTAGCTGCCAACGCCGGTGCCTCTGTTACCGAGCTCAATGCTGCCAAAGCAGCACTGCAAGCAAAACTTGACGCCCTTCGTCCTGACCTATCTGCCCTCCGCACCGCCATCGCCAACGCCGAGAAAGAACCGGCCTACATTACCAATGACGCGACCGTCAAGCAAGCTCTCGCCAAAGCCAAAGAAGTAGAGAAACAACCAAACCCAGCTGCTACTGCCATCCAGAAAGCAGCCAACGACCTCAACACTGCCGTAGCCAACGCTAAGAAGAAAGAAGCAGACGCCCAGACAGCCGCTGAACAAGCAGTTGCTCAGGCTGAACACAACCAGGATCCAGACGATGTTACCAGCGCCAACGCCAAGGTAGCTGCCGTCCAAGACCCAACGAAGAAACAAGCCTTCCAGGATCGCCTCAACCAGGTCACCGCTAACGTCACCGCTGCTCGCAACGCTCTCTCCGCCCTGATAACCAAAGCAAAAGACCCAGCAACTACTGCCGGCATGTCCCAAGAAAGCAAGGACGCCTTAGCAGCACAAGTCACCCAGGCAGAGCAGGTAGCTGCCAACGCCGGTGCCTCTGTTACCGAGCTCAATGCTGCCAAAGCAGCACTGCAAGCAAAACTTGACGCCCTTCGTCCTGACCTATCTGCCCTCCGCACCGCCATCGCCAACGCCGAGAAAGAACCGGCCTACATTACCAATGACGCGACCGTCAAGCAAGCTCTCGCCAAAGCCAAAGAAGTAGAGAAACAACCAAACCCAGCTGCTACTGCCATCCAGAAAGCAGCCAACGACCTCAACACTGCCGTAGCCAACGCTAAGAAGAAAGAAGCAGACGCCCAGACAGCCGCTGAACAAGCAGTTGCTCAGGCTGAACACAACCAGGATCCAGACGATGTTACCAGCGCCAACGCCAAGGTAGCTGCCGTCCAAGACCCAACGAAGAAACAAGCCTTCCAGGATCGCCTCAACCAGGTCACCGCTAACGTCACCGCTGCTCGCAACGCTCTCTCCGCCCTGATAACCAAAGCAAAAGACCCAGCAACTACTGCCGGCATGTCCCAAGAAAGCAAGGACGCCTTAGCAGCACAAGTCACCCAGGCAGAGCAGGTAGCTGCCAACGCCGGTGCCTCTGTTACCGAGCTCAATGCTGCCAAAGCAGCACTGCAAGCAAAACTTGACGCCCTTCGTCCTGACCTATCTGCCCTCCGCACCGCCATCGCCAACGCCGAGAAAGAACCGGCCTACATTACCAATGACGCGACCGTCAAGCAAGCTCTCGCCAAAGCCAAAGAAGTAGAGAAACAACCAAACCCAGCTGCTACTGCCATCCAGAAAGCAGCCAACGACCTCAACACTGCCGTAGCCAACGCTAAGAAGAAAGAAGCAGACGCCCAGACAGCCGCTGAACAAGCAGTTGCTCAGGCTGAACACAACCAGGATCCAGACGATGTTACCAGCGCCAACGCCAAGGTAGCTGCCGTCCAAGACCCAACGAAGAAACAAGCCTTCCAGGATCGCCTCAACCAGGTCACCGCTAACGTCACCGCTGCTCGCAACGCTCTCTCCGCCCTGATAACCAAAGCAAAAGACCCAGCAACTACTGCCGGCATGTCCCAAGAAAGCAAGGACGCCTTAGCAGCACAAGTCACCCAGGCAGAGCAGGTAGCTGCCAACGCCGGTGCCTCTGTTACCGAGCTCAATGCTGCCAAAGCAGCACTGCAAGCAAAACTTGACGCCCTTCGTCCTGACCTATCTGCCCTCCGCACCGCCATCGCCAACGCCGAGAAAGAACCGGCCTACATTACCAATGACGCGACCGTCAAGCAAGCTCTCGCCAAAGCCAAAGAAGTAGAGAAACAACCAAACCCAGCTGCTACTGCCATCCAGAAAGCAGCCAACGACCTCAACACTGCCGTAGCCAACGCTAAGAAGAAAGAAGCAGACGCCCAGACAGCCGCTGAACAAGCAGTTGCTCAGGCTGAACACAACCAGGATCCAGACGATGTTACCAGCGCCAACGCCAAGGTAGCTGCCGTCCAAGACCCAACGAAGAAACAAGCCTTCCAGGATCGCCTCAACCAGGTCACCGCTAACGTCACCGCTGCTCGCAACGCTCTCTCCGCCCTGATAACCAAAGCAAAAGACCCAGCAACTACTGCCGGCATGTCCCAAGAAAGCAAGGACGCCTTAGCAGCACAAGTCACCCAGGCAGAGCAGGTAGCTGCCAACGCCGGTGCCTCTGTTACCGAGCTCAATGCTGCCAAAGCAGCACTGCAAGCAAAACTTGACGCCCTTCGTCCTGACCTATCTGCCCTCCGCACCGCCATCGCCAACGCCGAGAAAGAACCGGCCTACATTACCAATGACGCGACCGTCAAGCAAGCTCTCGCCAAAGCCAAAGAAGTAGAGAAACAACCAAACCCAGCTGCTACTGCCATCCAGAAAGCAGCCAACGACCTCAACACTGCCGTAGCCAACGCTAAGAAGAAAGAAGCAGACGCCCAGACAGCCGCTGAACAAGCAGTTGCTCAGGCTGAACACAACCAGGATCCAGACGATGTTACCAGCGCCAACGCCAAGGTAGCTGCCGTCCAAGACCCAACGAAGAAACAAGCCTTCCAGGATCGCCTCAACCAGGTCACCGCTAACGTCACCGCTGCTCGCAACGCTCTCTCCGCCCTGATAACCAAAGCAAAAGACCCAGCAACTACTGCCGGCATGTCCCAAGAAAGCAAGGACGCCTTAGCAGCACAAGTCACCCAGGCAGAGCAGGTAGCTGCCAACGCCGGTGCCTCTGTTACCGAGCTCAATGCTGCCAAAGCAGCACTGCAAGCAAAACTTGACGCCCTTCGTCCTGACCTATCTGCCCTCCGCACCGCCATCGCCAACGCCGAGAAAGAACCGGCCTACATTACCAATGACGCGACCGTCAAGCAAGCTCTCGCCAAAGCCAAAGAAGTAGAGAAACAACCAAACCCAGCTGCTACTGCCATCCAGAAAGCAGCCAACGACCTCAACACTGCCGTAGCCAACGCTAAGAAGAAAGAAGCAGACGCCCAGACAGCCGCTGAACAAGCAGTTGCTCAGGCTGAACACAGTAAAACCCAATCTGCAGTAAATGACGCAAGGGCTTTGGCAGCGAAAGTACAGGATGCTACGAAGCGAACTGCGTTGGAGAATCGGTTGAACGCAATCATCATTCCAGGACCACAAGCTCCACGGAACAAGATGACTGTTGCCCAGCCGCACCACCGTTCTTTGACAGTAGAAACGTCTGGGAACTCGTGCTACAACCTGGCGACAGCGCAGTCGGCTTCAACACCGGATCGCTACAATAACCGTGTCCTTCGCGAAGGAGTGGATTTCACCATTAACTGTAACAATCAAGCTCCTGCGGTTGGCTTCACGGCTCGCGTGACCTTAACATTAAGTCGGCGCTACGCTAATACGAACCGTCTAACAATTGGCAAGATCATGAACGGTCGAGTATACCAAGACATCACTAGTCGAGTCACTTTTGGCAATACGCCAGATGGTAACTATACCACCATTTCTTACGATCTGACTGACGGTGGCTTTGGTGACGGTGATGGCGCGGCAAACGGCACTATCATCGACCCAGTTGGTGTTTACGAAGAAGAGGGCGCTACTCAGAATGGTAACCAAAATGCCAATAGCGGCAGCAACAGCGCAGTTGCTAAGATTGCGAAGAAAGCATCAAATGCGTTGGCTGACACAGGCAGCAACGCCATCGTGATCGCTCTCGGTTCCATCGCGGTGGTTGCTACTGGCGCCTGGATAATCATCAAACGCCGACGCTAA
- a CDS encoding DedA family protein — MMHAFVDFIIHFGIVAVLFVVFAESGLLFGFIFPGDSLLFTAGYMVQQHILPIDISIFVLLLIIAAIAGDSVGYTFGHKVGRKLFERKNSRLFKRKYLIQAEKFYEKHGAITVILARFVPIVRTFAPIVAGASKMHYRTFLLFNVIGGILWASLFTYLGFFAGKALTEAGINVEVAALIIIFLSVLPMIIHALKQESTKAALKKQLSVLFSKDKQPKSAAKKRK, encoded by the coding sequence ATGATGCACGCTTTTGTAGACTTTATTATCCACTTTGGTATTGTTGCCGTTTTGTTTGTTGTATTCGCCGAATCAGGCCTATTGTTTGGGTTTATTTTCCCTGGCGACAGCTTACTATTCACTGCTGGATATATGGTGCAACAACATATCCTCCCAATCGACATATCAATCTTTGTATTATTACTCATCATCGCGGCCATTGCCGGAGATTCAGTTGGTTACACCTTTGGCCACAAGGTGGGCCGAAAACTGTTTGAGCGGAAAAACTCACGCTTGTTCAAACGTAAATATCTCATTCAAGCTGAAAAATTTTATGAAAAACATGGCGCCATCACAGTCATCTTGGCACGATTTGTGCCCATTGTCCGCACGTTTGCCCCAATCGTAGCCGGCGCAAGCAAAATGCATTATCGAACCTTCTTGCTCTTCAACGTCATTGGTGGCATTTTATGGGCTTCGCTGTTCACTTACCTGGGATTCTTTGCTGGCAAGGCACTGACTGAAGCTGGCATTAACGTTGAGGTCGCTGCCCTAATTATCATTTTCCTGTCAGTCCTGCCAATGATCATTCACGCGCTCAAGCAAGAATCCACCAAAGCAGCCCTCAAAAAACAGTTATCTGTCCTGTTTTCAAAAGACAAACAGCCAAAGTCGGCTGCTAAAAAGCGCAAGTAA
- the uvrA gene encoding excinuclease ABC subunit UvrA translates to MPEVIRVKGAREHNLKNINVELPRDKFVVITGLSGSGKSSLAFDTIYAEGQRRYMESLNSYARQFLGTMDKPDVDSIDGLSPAISIDQKSTSRNPRSTVATVTEIYDYLRLLFARIGVPHCPICGKEVSRRTTETIIQEIIKQYDGRRILLLAPIVKNKKGEFAHIPEQYRRLGYARVRVDGVVYALDEFPELQKSYKHSIELVVDRLALTSELAGRLSQSVEQALELGQGIVEVLDADDDQVRTFSQRYACVDHPEEDIPELEPRLFSFNAPQGACPNCTGLGSRMEIDPELVFNDNLTIAEGAIRPYNRVNVDNFYMKKIIAVAEAHDFSMRTPVKKLSNEAKQKILYGTGAQKYRIELGNGRHYDTTYEGVIPNLERRHRETDSEFMRKDIERFMRERACYVCKGARLKPVVLAVTVHGLNIVDICDLGVDDALDLFTRKLKLTEQETMIARLILKEINARLGFMSNVGLNYLELGRAANTLSGGEAQRIRLATQIGSGLQGVLYVLDEPSIGLHQRDNDRLIDTLKRLRDLGNTVLVVEHDEDTIRQSDFLVDMGPGAGSKGGQIVAMGAPEEVAKNPDSITGRYLSGAEKIAVPKKRRKPNQDQQLIVRGAQENNLKNIDVAFPLGLMTVVSGVSGSGKSTLVNDIVARELAARLNRSQVVPGKHDRIEGIKLLDKAIVIDQSPIGRTPRSNPATYTGIFTPIRELFAATPEANVRGYKAGRFSFNVKGGRCENCQGDGVIKIEMHFLPDVYVMCDECKGKRYNREALEITYKGHTISDVLEMTVEQAAEFFDSIPSIHRKLETLVEVGLGYIRLGQPATTFSGGEAQRIKLATELSKRSTGKTMYILDEPTTGLHSADVKRLLGILHKLVEGGNSMIVIEHNLDVIKSADWIIDMGPEGGMGGGTVVTSGTPEDITKNADSFTGKYLKPLLT, encoded by the coding sequence ATGCCGGAGGTTATTCGAGTCAAAGGTGCCCGCGAGCACAATCTGAAAAACATCAACGTGGAATTGCCGCGTGATAAGTTTGTGGTCATCACTGGTCTGAGTGGTTCAGGTAAATCAAGCCTGGCGTTTGACACGATTTACGCTGAGGGCCAACGCCGTTACATGGAGAGTTTGAACTCGTATGCTCGGCAGTTTTTGGGGACGATGGATAAGCCAGATGTTGACAGCATTGACGGCTTGAGTCCAGCTATTTCAATTGACCAAAAGTCAACCAGCCGCAACCCACGCTCAACGGTAGCCACGGTGACTGAGATTTATGACTATTTACGTCTCTTGTTTGCGCGCATTGGTGTGCCACACTGTCCAATTTGTGGCAAAGAAGTCTCGCGACGTACCACTGAAACCATCATTCAAGAAATCATCAAGCAGTACGACGGACGCCGGATTTTACTATTGGCGCCAATCGTCAAAAATAAAAAAGGTGAATTTGCGCACATTCCTGAGCAGTACCGTCGGTTGGGTTATGCTCGCGTCAGGGTTGATGGTGTGGTGTATGCCCTGGATGAATTTCCGGAATTACAAAAGAGCTATAAGCACTCAATTGAGCTGGTAGTTGACCGCTTGGCATTAACCAGTGAATTGGCTGGTCGCTTGTCTCAGAGTGTTGAGCAAGCGTTAGAATTGGGCCAGGGAATTGTCGAAGTATTGGACGCTGATGATGATCAGGTGCGGACGTTTTCTCAGAGATATGCGTGTGTTGATCACCCTGAAGAAGATATTCCAGAGCTGGAACCGCGGTTGTTTAGTTTTAATGCACCACAGGGAGCCTGTCCAAACTGCACTGGTTTGGGTAGTCGCATGGAAATTGACCCAGAGTTGGTGTTTAATGACAATTTGACCATCGCCGAAGGCGCCATCAGACCGTACAACCGCGTCAATGTCGACAATTTCTATATGAAAAAAATCATAGCTGTTGCAGAAGCTCATGATTTTAGTATGCGAACTCCTGTTAAGAAGCTGTCAAATGAGGCTAAACAGAAAATTTTGTACGGTACGGGGGCGCAGAAATATCGCATTGAGCTTGGTAATGGCCGGCATTATGATACGACCTATGAAGGAGTCATTCCGAATCTGGAGCGTCGACATCGCGAGACTGACAGCGAGTTTATGCGCAAAGACATTGAACGATTTATGCGCGAACGAGCCTGTTATGTTTGTAAAGGCGCTCGTCTCAAGCCAGTGGTCTTGGCGGTGACGGTTCATGGGCTGAATATTGTTGATATTTGTGATCTGGGCGTTGACGATGCGTTGGATTTGTTTACTCGCAAGCTGAAGTTGACGGAACAGGAAACGATGATTGCGCGGCTGATATTAAAGGAAATCAATGCGCGGTTGGGCTTCATGAGCAATGTCGGTTTGAACTATTTGGAGCTGGGCCGAGCAGCTAACACCTTGAGCGGTGGAGAAGCTCAGCGCATTCGGCTGGCTACGCAAATTGGTTCCGGTTTGCAGGGGGTACTGTATGTCCTGGACGAACCATCCATTGGGTTGCATCAGCGAGATAATGATAGGCTGATTGATACTCTGAAGCGCTTGCGTGATCTTGGCAATACGGTGCTGGTCGTGGAGCATGATGAAGATACCATTCGCCAAAGTGACTTTTTGGTCGACATGGGGCCGGGGGCTGGTTCAAAGGGTGGACAAATTGTTGCCATGGGAGCGCCTGAGGAAGTAGCGAAAAATCCAGACAGTATCACTGGTCGGTACCTGAGTGGTGCAGAGAAAATTGCAGTACCAAAAAAGCGCAGGAAGCCAAATCAAGATCAGCAGCTCATAGTGCGTGGTGCTCAGGAAAATAATTTGAAAAATATTGACGTGGCGTTTCCTTTGGGATTAATGACGGTGGTGTCTGGTGTGTCTGGTAGCGGTAAGTCAACCTTGGTTAATGACATTGTGGCGAGGGAGCTGGCAGCTCGCCTCAACCGGTCTCAAGTGGTGCCAGGCAAGCACGACCGCATCGAAGGCATCAAGCTATTAGATAAAGCGATTGTGATTGACCAGTCGCCAATTGGTCGCACACCGCGTTCCAACCCAGCCACCTACACGGGTATTTTTACGCCAATTCGTGAATTATTTGCTGCCACGCCAGAAGCTAACGTTCGCGGTTACAAGGCAGGCCGATTTAGTTTTAATGTCAAGGGTGGTCGCTGTGAAAATTGTCAGGGTGATGGTGTGATAAAAATTGAAATGCACTTTTTGCCAGACGTGTATGTGATGTGTGACGAGTGTAAAGGTAAACGGTATAACCGTGAAGCATTGGAAATTACCTACAAAGGACACACTATTTCTGATGTATTGGAAATGACAGTAGAGCAAGCGGCCGAATTCTTTGACAGTATTCCATCTATTCACCGAAAACTTGAGACGTTGGTGGAAGTTGGCTTAGGTTATATTCGTTTGGGTCAGCCAGCAACCACCTTCTCTGGCGGGGAAGCGCAGCGCATCAAATTGGCGACTGAACTGTCAAAACGCTCGACGGGTAAAACCATGTATATTTTGGATGAGCCAACCACTGGGTTGCATTCGGCTGACGTTAAGCGATTGTTGGGGATTTTGCATAAGCTTGTCGAAGGCGGAAATAGCATGATTGTAATTGAGCATAATTTGGACGTTATCAAATCAGCAGACTGGATCATTGATATGGGTCCAGAAGGTGGTATGGGCGGCGGGACGGTTGTCACCAGCGGAACGCCAGAAGACATTACCAAAAACGCAGATTCGTTCACGGGCAAATATCTCAAGCCATTGCTTACGTAA